Proteins encoded together in one Planctopirus ephydatiae window:
- a CDS encoding aminotransferase class IV, whose translation MNSPTFAVNTPIAWLNGEYLLESAAALPVTDLGVVGGLAVSEMSRTFAGQIFRLSDHLERLRQSLELVEIALPYSESQICETCTQVVTHNFKVFNTPEVIDSKEIPQELGVLIFVTAGPNPTYMGQAYARQHGPSVGIHTFCLRRQAYQMMYRDGVSLVCPPVQALPAEIVPRTIKSRSRMHWRMGELAARKIDPHAFSILADDDGSLTETAAGNLVIIQDNCAISPPEGQALEGISLKATLEFCHHSGLTVERRKIWPKDLMMAQEAWLTSTPYGMVPVTRFDGHTVGAGPKGPWYRKILHQWSQATGCDLAQWLGSENQTEIES comes from the coding sequence ATGAACTCTCCGACCTTCGCTGTCAATACACCCATCGCCTGGCTGAATGGCGAATATCTTCTCGAATCAGCCGCTGCGCTTCCCGTAACAGACCTGGGTGTTGTCGGTGGTCTGGCGGTTTCCGAAATGTCGCGCACCTTTGCCGGTCAGATTTTTCGATTGAGCGATCATCTCGAACGATTGCGACAATCTCTCGAACTTGTCGAAATTGCGTTGCCTTATTCTGAGAGTCAAATCTGCGAAACCTGCACGCAGGTGGTCACTCACAACTTCAAGGTCTTCAATACGCCAGAAGTCATCGATTCGAAAGAGATTCCGCAGGAATTAGGGGTCCTGATCTTCGTCACCGCCGGACCGAATCCCACCTACATGGGACAGGCGTATGCCAGGCAACATGGCCCGAGTGTTGGTATCCACACCTTCTGCCTGAGGCGGCAGGCTTACCAGATGATGTACCGGGATGGGGTCTCCCTCGTCTGCCCGCCAGTTCAGGCATTACCTGCCGAGATTGTTCCCCGAACGATTAAATCAAGAAGCCGTATGCACTGGCGGATGGGTGAACTTGCTGCGCGAAAAATTGATCCGCACGCTTTCAGTATTCTTGCTGATGATGATGGTTCATTGACCGAAACTGCGGCTGGGAATCTGGTTATCATCCAAGACAATTGTGCCATCTCTCCACCCGAAGGCCAGGCACTCGAAGGGATCAGCCTGAAAGCCACACTCGAGTTTTGCCACCATTCAGGGCTTACGGTCGAACGTCGGAAAATCTGGCCCAAGGATCTCATGATGGCTCAGGAGGCGTGGCTCACCAGCACTCCCTATGGCATGGTTCCCGTCACGCGATTTGATGGGCATACGGTCGGCGCAGGACCAAAAGGCCCGTGGTACCGGAAGATTCTCCATCAATGGAGCCAAGCCACGGGATGCGACCTTGCCCAGTGGCTGGGCAGTGAAAACCAAACTGAAATTGAGAGTTAA
- a CDS encoding 7-carboxy-7-deazaguanine synthase QueE — translation MPTDLSTLPSATRTGHSSARLRIAETFLSVQGEGALTGVQSFFIRTTGCNLRCWFCDTPYTSWTAEGTWQTIDELLAQALASGVQHVILTGGEPLLQPAIVELSHALKAAGLHITVETAGTADRPVVADLMSISPKLANSDPAYALEDSRSSVATLDLESTAALQHAHLRWNLKTLKRLTTDYPYQLKFVIDTPADLDALSEALAELPHVPPEHVWLMPQGITQEELASRGAWLKPLAESQGYNFCPRLHIEWFGHRRGV, via the coding sequence ATGCCGACTGATCTTTCCACTCTTCCTTCTGCGACAAGAACAGGCCACAGTTCTGCGCGCCTGCGAATTGCCGAAACCTTCCTTTCGGTGCAGGGGGAGGGTGCGCTGACGGGAGTTCAATCGTTTTTTATCCGCACGACGGGCTGCAACCTGCGCTGCTGGTTTTGCGATACTCCGTATACCTCGTGGACAGCCGAGGGAACTTGGCAGACCATTGATGAGTTGCTGGCGCAGGCCCTCGCCAGTGGAGTACAGCACGTCATTCTCACCGGGGGAGAACCCCTCCTTCAGCCGGCGATTGTCGAACTCAGCCACGCACTGAAGGCCGCCGGGCTCCATATCACTGTAGAAACGGCGGGAACGGCCGACCGACCCGTCGTGGCCGATCTCATGTCAATCAGCCCGAAGCTGGCGAATTCTGATCCTGCCTACGCTCTCGAAGATTCACGGTCTTCTGTGGCGACTCTCGACTTAGAGAGTACTGCCGCCCTCCAGCATGCTCATCTTCGCTGGAATTTGAAAACTCTCAAACGGCTGACGACTGACTACCCGTATCAGCTCAAATTTGTGATCGATACTCCCGCCGATCTGGATGCTCTTTCAGAGGCTCTTGCCGAACTGCCGCACGTTCCGCCGGAACATGTGTGGCTGATGCCCCAGGGGATCACACAGGAAGAACTCGCCTCGCGCGGAGCCTGGCTCAAGCCCCTCGCCGAGTCGCAAGGCTACAACTTCTGCCCCCGCCTCCACATCGAATGGTTCGGCCACCGCCGCGGTGTGTGA
- the queC gene encoding 7-cyano-7-deazaguanine synthase QueC, protein MSPPCVVLVSGGLDSATILAMAKAQGFSPFAISFDYGQRHRFELEAAKRVCEAQGVARHVIIPLDLRSIGGSALTANIDVPKDRTDAELTSGIPITYVPARNTVFLSIALGWAEVIGAQDLFVGVNAVDYSGYPDCRPEFVAAFEKLANLATQTGVEGQPWKIHAPLIHLTKAEIIRQGVALGVDYSLTHSCYDPTSTGLSCGHCDSCLIRKKGFLEAHVPDPTRYAD, encoded by the coding sequence ATGTCGCCACCCTGTGTGGTGCTGGTGAGTGGTGGGCTGGATTCCGCCACAATTCTTGCCATGGCCAAAGCTCAGGGGTTTTCTCCCTTTGCGATCTCTTTTGATTACGGCCAGAGACATCGCTTCGAGCTCGAAGCGGCCAAAAGAGTATGCGAAGCACAAGGCGTCGCCCGGCATGTCATCATCCCACTCGATCTACGATCGATTGGGGGATCGGCCCTGACGGCGAACATCGACGTTCCCAAAGATCGCACAGATGCCGAATTGACCAGCGGCATTCCCATCACCTACGTCCCCGCTCGAAACACGGTGTTCCTCTCGATTGCCTTAGGCTGGGCCGAAGTGATCGGGGCACAGGATTTGTTTGTCGGAGTGAACGCCGTCGATTACAGCGGCTACCCCGATTGCCGCCCGGAGTTTGTCGCTGCTTTTGAGAAGCTGGCGAACCTTGCCACCCAAACCGGCGTCGAAGGCCAGCCCTGGAAAATCCATGCACCTCTGATTCACCTCACAAAAGCCGAAATCATCCGGCAGGGAGTCGCCCTGGGTGTCGATTATTCTTTGACCCATAGCTGCTATGATCCAACTTCCACAGGACTTTCCTGCGGCCACTGTGACTCCTGTCTGATTCGCAAGAAGGGGTTCCTCGAAGCACACGTTCCAGATCCCACCCGTTATGCCGACTGA
- a CDS encoding ASCH domain-containing protein produces the protein MPNFSAKLISFTLNFIDQSVWEHLLTSQEQAQDKQRIALAIQQPWAELILQGRKTIEVRSTMTNQRGLIYVYASRKPSQLPCALVAAAEHHLEIEQLPKGVILGTVELMDARPATAADAVAACVPPELLVNRQAWILQHPSRLPQKLSPRFLPYGIWFYPFQRKSAAGDSLL, from the coding sequence ATGCCCAATTTCTCTGCAAAACTCATATCATTCACGCTCAATTTCATCGATCAGTCAGTCTGGGAGCATCTGTTGACCAGCCAGGAACAAGCACAAGATAAACAACGCATCGCCCTGGCAATTCAACAGCCCTGGGCCGAACTGATTCTTCAGGGGAGGAAAACAATTGAAGTCCGCTCGACCATGACGAATCAGCGAGGTCTCATCTACGTGTATGCATCCCGAAAACCCTCTCAGCTTCCTTGCGCTCTGGTCGCAGCCGCTGAACATCACCTCGAAATCGAACAACTCCCGAAAGGGGTGATCCTGGGGACCGTCGAATTGATGGATGCTCGACCAGCGACCGCCGCCGACGCCGTCGCTGCCTGCGTCCCGCCAGAGCTTCTCGTGAATCGGCAAGCCTGGATTCTGCAACATCCTTCCCGGCTCCCGCAGAAACTGTCACCGCGATTTCTCCCTTATGGCATCTGGTTCTATCCTTTCCAGAGGAAGTCGGCAGCGGGGGACTCATTGCTATAG
- the argH gene encoding argininosuccinate lyase — protein MAAKAWGGAFDGQTDPRVERFTESISFDARLAEVDVRGSKAHSQMLSEVGLISEQEKNQIHAALDEILATILAGKFPFRIELEDIHMHIESALIERLGDTGRKLHTGRSRNDQVATDLKLHVRDAIDRLDGLLVDLQRAFIGRAERDEGVILPGYTHLQRAQPVLASQYWCAWCEKFERDRTRLRDARVRLNESPLGAAALAGTTLPINRQRTAELLGFDRPAANSLDVSSDRDFVAETVFDLTMIATHLSNWAEEWILWCTTEFGFIKLPNAYTTGSSIMPQKRNPDVLELIRGKAGRVVGNLQHVLVLIKGLPLAYNRDLQEDKVALFDALDQVEASLELAAAIVEHAELKKETISARIEEGFLDATTLMEYLIQKGVPMRTGHETVGKLVRLAESKACTLAQLPLADFQSIAPQVEQDVFEALGVVNAVRRFRSEGSGGTASVAEQVARWKQKLAST, from the coding sequence GTGGCAGCTAAAGCTTGGGGTGGTGCATTTGATGGGCAGACGGATCCTCGCGTGGAACGTTTCACCGAATCGATCAGCTTCGACGCCCGGCTCGCCGAAGTCGATGTTCGCGGCTCGAAGGCTCATTCGCAGATGCTCTCGGAAGTCGGCCTGATCAGCGAGCAGGAAAAGAACCAGATTCACGCGGCACTCGATGAGATTCTGGCCACGATTCTCGCAGGGAAATTTCCCTTTCGAATCGAGCTGGAAGACATCCATATGCATATTGAGTCGGCCTTGATCGAACGGTTAGGAGATACCGGTCGTAAGCTCCACACGGGCCGAAGTCGCAATGATCAGGTGGCGACCGATCTCAAGCTTCATGTGCGAGACGCAATTGATCGGCTTGATGGATTGCTCGTTGATCTGCAGCGTGCCTTTATTGGGCGTGCGGAGCGAGATGAGGGGGTAATTTTGCCCGGCTACACCCATCTGCAGCGTGCCCAGCCAGTCCTCGCCTCACAGTATTGGTGTGCCTGGTGCGAGAAATTTGAGCGTGATCGAACTCGCCTGCGGGATGCTCGCGTGCGTCTCAATGAATCTCCCCTGGGGGCCGCTGCTCTCGCTGGCACGACGTTGCCCATTAACCGTCAGCGGACAGCCGAACTATTGGGGTTCGACCGGCCGGCTGCCAATAGTCTGGATGTTTCCAGCGATCGCGACTTTGTCGCCGAGACCGTTTTTGATCTCACCATGATTGCGACGCATTTGAGCAATTGGGCCGAAGAATGGATTCTGTGGTGTACGACCGAGTTTGGCTTCATCAAACTGCCGAATGCCTACACGACCGGCTCATCGATCATGCCTCAAAAGAGAAATCCCGATGTACTGGAGCTGATTCGCGGAAAAGCAGGCCGAGTGGTCGGTAATCTACAGCATGTCCTCGTGCTCATTAAGGGCCTGCCCCTGGCGTACAATCGCGATCTGCAGGAAGATAAGGTGGCCTTGTTCGATGCCCTCGATCAGGTTGAGGCGAGTCTCGAACTGGCTGCTGCTATTGTTGAGCACGCCGAACTGAAAAAAGAGACGATCTCGGCCCGCATTGAAGAAGGGTTTCTGGATGCAACGACGCTCATGGAGTATCTGATCCAGAAGGGTGTCCCCATGCGGACAGGCCATGAGACTGTGGGCAAACTGGTCAGACTCGCTGAATCGAAGGCCTGCACGCTGGCGCAGTTGCCTTTGGCAGATTTTCAGTCGATTGCACCACAGGTCGAACAGGATGTCTTTGAAGCGTTGGGTGTGGTGAATGCTGTCCGCCGCTTCCGCAGTGAAGGTTCCGGAGGAACGGCTTCTGTCGCCGAGCAGGTGGCTCGCTGGAAACAGAAGCTGGCGTCAACTTAA
- a CDS encoding GNAT family N-acetyltransferase: MNFRPHNAEEANAIVHLFTSVFADSEGEAEGALIGKLAADLFETTDHLDLFNYVAVDGDCVVASIFFTRLEFDNNRIVFILAPVAVCSDRQRQGIGQDLICHGLNDLTQRGVDFVLTYGDPEFYRKVGFQQISPTETRAPFRLSQPEGWLGRSLNGQSIEALSGVCTCVNALNDPVYW; encoded by the coding sequence TTGAATTTCAGGCCCCACAACGCGGAAGAGGCAAACGCCATCGTGCATCTCTTCACGTCCGTGTTCGCCGATTCCGAAGGCGAAGCCGAAGGTGCGTTGATTGGCAAACTCGCCGCAGACCTTTTTGAGACAACGGACCATCTCGACTTATTCAACTACGTAGCCGTCGACGGCGATTGCGTGGTTGCGTCAATCTTCTTCACGCGGCTCGAATTCGACAACAATCGCATTGTATTCATCCTTGCTCCCGTTGCCGTGTGTAGTGACCGACAGCGTCAAGGCATTGGCCAGGATTTGATCTGCCATGGATTGAATGACCTAACGCAACGAGGGGTGGATTTCGTGCTAACGTATGGAGATCCGGAGTTTTATCGGAAGGTAGGTTTTCAACAAATATCTCCCACGGAAACTAGAGCCCCCTTTCGGCTTTCACAACCAGAAGGCTGGCTTGGTCGATCGCTCAATGGACAGTCCATTGAAGCACTGTCGGGTGTCTGCACTTGTGTCAACGCACTCAACGATCCTGTATACTGGTGA
- a CDS encoding class I SAM-dependent methyltransferase — MILPKPSEISLETDPRFAFGANWWRFLSRLTAPQIATAEQSIQKLFHRERLDGVTFLDVGSGSGLFSLAANRLGAIVTSIDFDPQSVACAEELRRRYGSGNGWTIQQGSARDQTMMASLGQFDIVYSWGVLHHTGDMWSAIAITAQATRPGGHFCLSIYNDQGAASDRWKIVKQLYVASPSFVRLLIVLAVVVAYECYAIPVNLFRSLMLVIRLKNPLPIWQAWFQSRFGQKERGMYYWTDMVDWVGGWPFEVAKPEEIFRFLRDRGFTLFEMRTVGGRLGCNEFVFRRND; from the coding sequence TTGATACTTCCAAAGCCGTCTGAAATCTCCCTTGAGACAGATCCTCGCTTTGCCTTTGGTGCCAACTGGTGGAGATTTCTTTCTCGCCTGACCGCACCGCAAATTGCCACCGCAGAACAATCCATTCAAAAGCTGTTCCATCGGGAACGGCTCGACGGCGTGACGTTTCTCGATGTGGGCTCGGGGAGTGGGCTGTTCAGTCTGGCTGCGAACCGCTTAGGGGCCATTGTCACGTCCATCGACTTTGATCCTCAGAGTGTGGCGTGTGCCGAGGAATTGAGACGCCGATATGGTTCAGGAAACGGGTGGACGATTCAGCAGGGCTCGGCTCGCGATCAGACGATGATGGCCAGCCTGGGGCAGTTCGACATCGTTTACTCCTGGGGTGTACTCCATCACACAGGAGATATGTGGTCAGCCATTGCGATCACGGCACAGGCCACGAGGCCCGGTGGTCACTTCTGCCTGTCAATCTACAACGATCAAGGCGCTGCCAGTGACCGCTGGAAGATTGTTAAACAGCTCTATGTGGCTTCACCTTCGTTCGTCAGGCTGTTGATCGTCCTGGCAGTGGTCGTGGCCTACGAATGCTATGCCATTCCCGTGAACCTCTTCCGCAGCCTGATGCTGGTGATCCGCCTCAAGAACCCGCTCCCCATCTGGCAAGCCTGGTTCCAATCGCGGTTCGGCCAAAAAGAGCGCGGGATGTACTACTGGACCGACATGGTCGATTGGGTAGGAGGCTGGCCTTTCGAAGTGGCCAAACCGGAAGAAATCTTCCGGTTTTTGCGAGATCGAGGCTTCACGCTGTTTGAGATGAGGACTGTTGGTGGCCGACTGGGCTGCAATGAGTTTGTCTTCCGCCGCAATGACTAA